From the Sandaracinaceae bacterium genome, one window contains:
- a CDS encoding penicillin acylase family protein — MRWVLLLAAAMMAFGCDDGAPTDAGVDASVVDGGGDDAGPDGGPMTGEEIALPGLDGPVEVVIDDRGMPHIYASTVHDLMVVEGYLMSRDRFAQMELIRRNVLGTLSEVLYNADPSVLGDDRDSRFLGFMRQGRAIYESLPADDETRLAAEAFVEGVNHYIDQVLDTDEYLPPMGLELINIVRASPNFGHWDPADVFAIARFQSFNLSYDAGADISRTAALAGVRAAFDPTSLDERIASRAGVYADFWSERQARDVYTRPDFNDGSTSALLPPIRRPLPPEAARLPTIAQLNGAEAFYARLDQNPLFRRDPHMGSNSWVVSGEHTASGQPILSNDPHLSLISPGVWWYVHLNTQRMGGDIDAQGVAFAALPGVVLGYNRDLAWSATTTGYDVTDVYDEEVTFRNAGTPSEPDWVPVSVLFEGGQVDLDTIDESITVFGGDDVAVVLYDVPHHGPIIPDTIVTPDVVDPPTDSTATGRALSVRYTGHEVSNELAFFVGLLTSESVDEAFAAQDNFVVGAQNFSFASRAGDIAWSTQSRIPQRQAAACSFNIESNGTVTGISPLYVLPGNGGFEWESDLADPFIPHDVNPARGYIATANQANVPVTRDGNPCNDAHYIGGDFAVGYRMGRIVERLDEATAAGGITTEDMIALQAETRSSLGETMRDPIVAAIDHALGDATDDPALLAVVTAAGADGMTALTDARTRLMAWTLETPHGVGATDAGEIADSVATTIFNATITRLSGLAFQDEADLIGRRPGSSQTARMLEWALADAETQRTMPLYTYRDSYLTVTDWNDTVLWDDISTDAVIETRDERVVSAVLAAMAWLETELGADADQWRWGRLHAVRFSQIVPPVGDPGIVSIPPVGSEEFPIGFPRHGDYGAVDVGNYSMWGGERFTHGSGASQRLVVEMTPDGPRPFNALPGGQSEDIESPYHDDEAELWRRNEQPALYFDDADVEAHAEAELSFVPG; from the coding sequence ATGCGATGGGTGCTGCTGCTCGCGGCGGCGATGATGGCCTTCGGCTGCGACGACGGCGCTCCGACCGACGCGGGCGTGGACGCGAGCGTCGTGGACGGCGGCGGGGACGACGCGGGGCCGGACGGCGGCCCGATGACGGGTGAAGAGATCGCGCTTCCGGGGCTCGACGGCCCGGTGGAGGTCGTGATCGACGACCGCGGGATGCCGCACATCTACGCGAGCACCGTGCACGACCTCATGGTGGTCGAGGGCTACCTGATGAGCCGCGATCGCTTCGCGCAGATGGAGCTCATCCGCCGCAACGTGCTCGGCACGCTGTCCGAGGTCCTCTACAACGCCGACCCGAGCGTGCTCGGCGACGACCGTGACAGCCGCTTCCTCGGCTTCATGCGTCAGGGCCGGGCCATCTACGAGAGCCTCCCCGCCGACGACGAGACGCGGCTCGCGGCCGAGGCCTTCGTCGAGGGCGTCAACCACTACATCGACCAGGTCCTCGACACCGACGAGTACCTCCCGCCGATGGGGCTCGAGCTGATCAACATCGTGCGCGCCAGCCCCAACTTCGGGCACTGGGATCCGGCCGACGTCTTCGCCATCGCGCGCTTCCAGTCCTTCAACCTCAGCTACGACGCCGGGGCGGACATCTCGCGCACCGCGGCCCTCGCGGGCGTGCGCGCGGCGTTCGACCCGACCAGCCTCGACGAGCGGATCGCCTCGCGCGCGGGCGTCTACGCCGACTTCTGGTCGGAGCGGCAGGCGCGCGACGTCTACACGCGCCCCGACTTCAACGACGGCAGCACCTCGGCGCTGCTCCCGCCCATTCGACGGCCCCTGCCGCCGGAAGCCGCGCGGCTGCCCACGATCGCGCAGCTGAACGGGGCCGAAGCGTTCTACGCGCGCCTGGACCAGAACCCGCTCTTCCGCCGGGACCCGCACATGGGCTCGAACAGCTGGGTCGTCTCCGGCGAGCACACCGCGAGCGGTCAGCCGATCCTCAGCAACGACCCGCACCTCTCGCTGATCAGCCCCGGGGTCTGGTGGTACGTGCACCTCAACACCCAGCGCATGGGCGGGGACATCGACGCGCAGGGCGTCGCCTTCGCCGCGCTGCCCGGCGTCGTGCTCGGCTACAACCGCGACCTCGCCTGGAGCGCGACCACCACCGGCTACGACGTCACCGACGTCTACGACGAGGAGGTCACCTTCCGGAACGCCGGCACGCCGAGCGAGCCCGACTGGGTGCCGGTCTCGGTCCTCTTCGAGGGCGGCCAGGTGGACCTCGACACCATCGACGAGTCGATCACCGTCTTCGGCGGCGACGACGTCGCGGTCGTGCTCTACGACGTGCCGCACCACGGGCCGATCATCCCCGACACCATCGTGACGCCGGACGTCGTCGACCCCCCGACCGACTCGACGGCCACGGGCCGCGCGCTCTCGGTCCGATACACGGGGCACGAGGTCTCGAACGAGCTGGCGTTCTTCGTCGGCCTGCTCACCTCAGAGAGCGTGGACGAGGCCTTCGCGGCGCAGGACAACTTCGTCGTCGGCGCGCAGAACTTCAGCTTCGCGAGCCGCGCGGGAGACATCGCGTGGTCCACGCAGTCGCGCATCCCGCAGCGGCAGGCGGCGGCGTGCTCGTTCAACATCGAGTCGAACGGGACCGTCACCGGGATCTCCCCCCTCTACGTGCTGCCGGGCAACGGCGGCTTCGAGTGGGAGAGCGACCTCGCGGACCCGTTCATCCCGCACGACGTCAACCCGGCGCGCGGCTACATCGCGACCGCGAACCAGGCGAACGTGCCGGTCACGCGGGACGGCAACCCCTGCAACGACGCGCACTACATCGGCGGCGACTTCGCGGTCGGCTACCGCATGGGCCGCATCGTCGAGCGCCTCGACGAGGCGACCGCGGCGGGCGGCATCACGACGGAGGACATGATCGCGCTCCAGGCGGAGACCAGGTCCTCGCTCGGCGAGACGATGCGGGATCCGATCGTGGCCGCGATCGACCACGCGCTCGGCGACGCGACCGACGACCCGGCCCTCCTCGCGGTCGTCACCGCGGCGGGTGCGGACGGCATGACCGCGCTGACCGACGCGCGGACGCGCCTGATGGCGTGGACGCTCGAGACGCCGCACGGCGTGGGCGCGACCGACGCGGGCGAGATCGCCGACAGCGTCGCGACGACGATCTTCAACGCGACGATCACGCGGCTCAGCGGGCTGGCCTTCCAGGACGAGGCCGACCTCATCGGCCGTCGCCCGGGCTCGAGCCAGACCGCGCGCATGCTCGAGTGGGCGCTCGCGGACGCCGAGACGCAGCGCACGATGCCGCTCTACACCTACCGTGACTCCTACCTGACGGTGACGGACTGGAACGACACCGTGCTCTGGGACGACATCAGCACGGACGCCGTCATCGAGACCCGCGACGAGCGCGTGGTCTCGGCCGTGCTCGCGGCGATGGCGTGGCTCGAGACGGAGCTCGGCGCGGACGCGGACCAGTGGCGCTGGGGCCGTCTGCACGCGGTGCGCTTCAGCCAGATCGTCCCGCCGGTCGGCGACCCCGGGATCGTGTCGATCCCGCCGGTCGGCTCCGAGGAGTTCCCGATCGGCTTCCCGCGGCACGGCGACTACGGCGCCGTCGACGTGGGCAACTACTCCATGTGGGGCGGCGAGCGCTTCACCCACGGCAGCGGCGCCTCGCAGCGGCTCGTGGTGGAGATGACGCCGGACGGCCCTCGACCGTTCAACGCGCTGCCCGGCGGGCAGAGCGAGGACATCGAGAGCCCGTATCACGACGACGAGGCCGAGCTTTGGCGCCGCAACGAGCAGCCCGCGCTCTACTTCGACGACGCCGACGTCGAGGCGCACGCCGAGGCCGAGCTGAGCTTCGTCCCCGGCTGA
- a CDS encoding lytic transglycosylase domain-containing protein, which yields MRSLLAASLCLAVLPLSHARADLYTFTDSNGVVHYSNTPPPRARGVRRIRTEPPQASTPTRRGPSTRGDASRYRRFDAHIREAAALYRLPESFLRAVIKVESDYNPEVVSHAGASGLMQLMPATAARMGVTDVFDPRQSILGGARYLRVLANHFNGDLVLTIAAYNAGEGAVIRYRGIPPYEETQRYVRRVLRHYYNFLEAEGQGEGAIVRAASQPR from the coding sequence ATGCGTTCCCTCCTCGCCGCGTCGCTCTGTCTCGCCGTGCTCCCCCTGAGCCACGCGCGCGCGGACCTGTACACGTTCACCGACAGCAACGGGGTGGTGCACTACAGCAACACCCCCCCGCCGCGCGCGCGGGGTGTGCGCCGGATCCGGACCGAGCCGCCGCAGGCGTCGACGCCGACGCGACGCGGGCCCTCGACCCGGGGTGACGCGTCTCGCTACCGGCGGTTCGACGCGCACATCCGCGAGGCGGCCGCGCTCTACCGGCTCCCGGAGTCGTTCCTGCGCGCGGTGATCAAGGTCGAGAGCGACTACAACCCCGAGGTGGTCAGTCACGCGGGCGCGTCCGGGCTGATGCAGCTGATGCCGGCCACGGCGGCGCGCATGGGCGTGACGGACGTCTTCGACCCGCGCCAGAGCATCCTCGGCGGCGCGCGCTACCTCCGGGTGCTCGCCAACCACTTCAACGGCGACCTCGTGCTCACCATCGCCGCCTACAACGCGGGCGAAGGCGCGGTGATCCGCTACCGGGGCATCCCGCCCTACGAGGAGACGCAGCGCTACGTGCGCCGCGTGCTTCGCCACTACTACAACTTCCTCGAGGCCGAAGGTCAGGGCGAGGGCGCGATCGTGCGCGCCGCCTCCCAGCCTCGCTGA
- the nadB gene encoding L-aspartate oxidase, translated as MRMQSDYLVLGSGISGLTFALEAARHGDVAVVTKRGIADTNTNWAQGGIAAVMDPDDSFEAHAQDTLEVGYGLSKKSIVDLVVEGGPDRIRELIELGARFDAKTGETELDLTREGGHTARRVVHAGDITGREVQRVLVEATLAHPNIRVYEHHMAVDLIELSKFGGPHQVAGAYVLEESKGEVHTFVSRTTVLATGGAGKVYLYTSNPDVATGDGVAMAYRAGALLANMEFFQFHPTALFHPKAKSFLISEALRGEGGVLRLESGEAFMERHHPMKDLAPRDVVARTIDYEMKRTGAECVYLDMSAKPDAYLNDRFPNIHETCLRYGIDMTREPIPVVPAAHYMCGGVVVNENGATKVPGLWAIGEVTCTGLHGANRLASNSLLEGLVYGKRAALALKDVRQQHRLAEPPDWDVGSAVPSDEAVVVTQNWDEIRRFMWNYVGIVRSDRRLRRAARRVALLKDEIREYYWEHLVTRDLLELRNIADVAEMIIACATTRRESRGLHYTIDHPEARPEYAKDTLIVHGEPPHLSGR; from the coding sequence ATGCGCATGCAGTCCGACTATCTGGTCCTGGGGAGCGGCATCTCCGGGCTCACCTTCGCGCTCGAGGCCGCGCGTCACGGCGACGTCGCCGTCGTCACCAAGCGCGGCATCGCGGACACCAACACCAACTGGGCGCAGGGGGGCATCGCCGCGGTGATGGACCCGGACGACTCCTTCGAGGCGCACGCCCAGGACACCCTCGAGGTCGGCTACGGGCTCAGCAAGAAGAGCATCGTCGACCTGGTCGTCGAGGGCGGGCCCGATCGGATCCGCGAGCTGATCGAGCTCGGCGCGCGTTTCGACGCCAAGACCGGGGAGACGGAGCTCGACCTGACCCGAGAGGGCGGCCACACCGCGCGCCGCGTCGTGCACGCCGGCGACATCACCGGCCGGGAGGTCCAGCGCGTCCTCGTCGAGGCCACCCTCGCGCACCCGAACATCCGGGTCTACGAGCACCACATGGCGGTGGACCTGATCGAGCTGTCGAAGTTCGGTGGGCCCCACCAGGTCGCGGGCGCGTACGTGCTCGAGGAGTCCAAGGGCGAGGTCCACACCTTCGTTTCGCGCACCACCGTGCTCGCCACGGGCGGCGCGGGCAAGGTGTACCTGTACACATCAAATCCAGATGTCGCCACGGGCGACGGCGTCGCGATGGCGTACCGGGCGGGCGCGCTGCTCGCGAACATGGAGTTCTTCCAGTTCCACCCCACCGCGCTCTTCCACCCGAAGGCGAAGAGCTTCCTCATCAGCGAGGCCCTGCGCGGCGAGGGCGGCGTCCTGCGCCTGGAGAGCGGCGAGGCGTTCATGGAGCGCCACCACCCCATGAAGGACCTCGCCCCGCGCGACGTCGTGGCGCGCACCATCGACTACGAGATGAAGCGCACGGGCGCGGAGTGCGTGTATCTCGACATGTCGGCCAAGCCCGACGCCTACCTGAACGACCGCTTCCCGAACATTCACGAGACCTGCCTCCGCTACGGCATCGACATGACGCGGGAGCCCATCCCCGTCGTGCCGGCGGCCCACTACATGTGCGGCGGCGTCGTCGTCAACGAGAACGGCGCGACCAAGGTGCCCGGGCTGTGGGCGATCGGCGAGGTCACCTGCACCGGCCTGCACGGCGCGAACCGTCTGGCCTCCAACTCGCTCCTGGAGGGGCTCGTCTACGGCAAGCGCGCGGCGCTCGCGCTGAAGGACGTGCGCCAGCAGCACCGGCTCGCCGAGCCGCCGGACTGGGACGTCGGCAGCGCCGTCCCGAGCGACGAGGCGGTCGTCGTCACCCAGAACTGGGACGAGATCCGCCGCTTCATGTGGAACTACGTCGGCATCGTGCGCAGCGATCGTCGCCTCCGCCGCGCCGCGCGCCGGGTCGCGCTCCTGAAGGACGAGATCCGCGAGTACTACTGGGAGCACCTCGTCACGCGCGACCTCCTCGAGCTGCGCAACATCGCCGACGTGGCCGAGATGATCATCGCCTGCGCGACGACCCGCCGCGAGAGCCGCGGCCTGCACTACACCATCGACCACCCCGAGGCGCGGCCCGAGTACGCCAAGGACACGCTGATCGTGCACGGCGAGCCCCCGCACCTGAGCGGGCGCTGA
- the metK gene encoding methionine adenosyltransferase — protein MAGKLFTSESVTEGHPDKICDNVSDAVLDAVLEQDPNGRVACETMVKTGYAIIAGEITTTAQLDYPKIVRKAIADIGYTSSDMGFDAHSCAVLSAVEQQSPDIALGVDAETSKSKDQGAGDQGLMFGFACDETRELMPMPIQLSHKLTKKLAQVRKNKKLPWLRPDGKSQVTCEYDEDGKVTRIDAIVLSTQHDPSIKHRALKEAIIEEVVRPMVPAKLIDKKTKFHINPTGRFVLGGPYADAGLTGRKIIVDTYGGMGRHGGGAFSGKDPSKVDRSAAYFTRYVAKNIVAAKLARRCEVQVAYAIGVAKPMGVYVTTFGTGVADDDKIAKAVGKLFDFRPRAIVETLDLLRPIYRPTAAYGHFGRSEKTFTWENADRAAELAEAVLGSKAKTRNGATNGSPRPKKKAAKKAASKSKSASASR, from the coding sequence ATGGCTGGGAAGTTGTTCACGTCGGAGTCGGTCACCGAGGGCCACCCGGACAAGATCTGCGACAACGTCTCTGACGCGGTCCTCGACGCGGTCCTCGAGCAGGACCCGAACGGGCGCGTGGCGTGCGAGACGATGGTGAAGACCGGCTACGCGATCATCGCGGGCGAGATCACCACCACCGCGCAGCTCGACTACCCGAAGATCGTTCGCAAGGCGATCGCCGACATCGGCTACACGAGCAGCGACATGGGCTTCGACGCCCACAGCTGCGCCGTGCTCAGCGCGGTCGAGCAGCAGTCGCCCGACATCGCCCTCGGCGTCGACGCCGAGACCAGCAAGAGCAAGGACCAGGGCGCCGGCGACCAGGGGCTCATGTTCGGCTTCGCGTGCGACGAGACGCGCGAGCTGATGCCGATGCCCATCCAGCTGTCGCACAAGCTCACCAAGAAGCTCGCGCAGGTTCGGAAGAACAAGAAGCTCCCGTGGCTGCGGCCGGACGGCAAGAGCCAGGTCACCTGCGAGTACGACGAGGACGGCAAGGTCACCCGGATCGACGCCATCGTGCTGAGCACGCAGCACGACCCCTCCATCAAGCACCGAGCGCTCAAGGAGGCGATCATCGAAGAGGTCGTCCGCCCGATGGTGCCGGCGAAGCTCATCGACAAGAAGACCAAGTTCCACATCAACCCGACCGGGCGCTTCGTGCTCGGCGGTCCGTACGCGGACGCGGGGCTGACCGGTCGCAAGATCATCGTGGACACCTACGGCGGCATGGGTCGTCACGGCGGCGGCGCGTTCAGCGGCAAGGACCCGTCGAAGGTCGACCGCAGCGCGGCGTACTTCACCCGCTACGTCGCCAAGAACATCGTCGCGGCGAAGCTCGCGAGGCGCTGTGAGGTCCAGGTCGCGTACGCGATCGGCGTCGCGAAGCCCATGGGCGTGTACGTGACGACCTTCGGCACGGGCGTGGCCGACGACGACAAGATCGCGAAGGCGGTCGGCAAGCTCTTCGATTTCCGGCCCCGCGCGATCGTCGAGACGCTCGACCTGCTTCGCCCGATCTACCGCCCCACCGCGGCGTACGGGCACTTCGGTCGCAGCGAGAAGACCTTCACCTGGGAGAACGCGGATCGCGCGGCCGAGCTCGCCGAGGCGGTCCTGGGCTCGAAGGCGAAGACCCGCAACGGCGCCACCAACGGCTCGCCGCGCCCCAAGAAGAAGGCGGCCAAGAAGGCCGCGTCGAAGTCGAAGAGCGCGAGCGCTTCTCGCTGA
- a CDS encoding Sir2 family NAD-dependent protein deacetylase, translating into MLTGAGISADSGVPTFRGEEGYWTVGSKNYHPMELATQQAFREMPEEVWRWYLYRRSVCRRAKPNAAHEALVRLEHALGDRFLLITQNVDGLHLRAGSSMARTYQIHGNIDFMRCEGRTDLVPIPLEVGEEWGPDSPFTADARRRLSCCEGDSLSRPHVLWFDEYYDEALFHFESSLRAAASAALLIVVGTSGSTNLPMQVGGIAARRGIPMIVINRDPSPFSRFAEESPAGHFVQGSAGEHLPAMVEHLLSR; encoded by the coding sequence GTGCTCACCGGCGCCGGCATCAGCGCCGACAGCGGCGTCCCGACCTTCCGAGGCGAGGAGGGCTACTGGACGGTCGGGAGCAAGAACTACCACCCCATGGAGCTCGCCACGCAGCAGGCCTTCCGGGAGATGCCCGAGGAGGTCTGGCGCTGGTACCTCTACCGCCGCAGCGTCTGCCGCCGCGCCAAGCCGAACGCCGCCCACGAGGCGCTGGTCCGGCTCGAACACGCGCTCGGAGACCGCTTCCTCCTCATCACCCAGAACGTCGACGGGCTCCACCTTCGCGCCGGGAGCTCGATGGCGCGCACGTATCAGATCCACGGGAACATCGACTTCATGCGGTGCGAAGGACGGACCGACCTCGTCCCGATCCCGCTCGAGGTCGGCGAGGAGTGGGGCCCGGACTCACCCTTCACCGCCGACGCGCGTCGCCGCCTGAGCTGCTGCGAGGGCGACTCTCTCTCGCGCCCCCACGTGCTCTGGTTCGACGAGTACTACGACGAGGCGCTCTTCCACTTCGAGTCGTCGCTCCGCGCCGCCGCGTCCGCCGCGCTCCTGATCGTCGTCGGTACGAGCGGCTCCACCAACTTGCCCATGCAGGTCGGCGGGATCGCCGCGCGGCGCGGCATACCGATGATCGTGATCAACCGCGACCCGAGCCCCTTCAGCCGCTTCGCCGAGGAGAGCCCCGCGGGACACTTCGTGCAGGGCAGCGCTGGCGAGCACCTGCCGGCGATGGTCGAGCACCTGCTCTCGCGCTGA
- a CDS encoding NAD(P)-dependent oxidoreductase, with translation MTVLNEKIEGRALITGASGFIGGNLRSALLDAGADVVAIRRGSSPAPSEGRSVVADYADVDGLTEVMRAEKPDWVFHVAGATKGVTYEDFQRANVMPTRHLLEALRAAHPEVKRFVLVSSLAAYGPSAAERPHREGDAPKPIEHYGRSKLEAEELLRATPSIPWTVIRPGGVYGPGDVDYFNLFKEVEKGRNVFFGNEDRWFSAVYVDDLVRAIVEAARSESAARKSYFICDGRPVTWGTFQQAIVEASGRKVMKLSLPEFLVDLAAIGGELATKVDKKPRLFNRQKAKMGAQEAWTCRHDAAREDFGYAPEVPIEEGVRRALAWYREHRWV, from the coding sequence GTGACCGTACTGAACGAGAAGATCGAAGGCCGCGCCCTCATCACCGGAGCGAGCGGGTTCATCGGTGGAAACCTGCGGAGCGCCTTGCTCGACGCCGGCGCCGACGTGGTGGCGATCCGTCGCGGCAGCTCCCCGGCGCCGAGCGAGGGCCGCTCGGTCGTCGCGGACTACGCCGACGTGGACGGCCTGACCGAGGTCATGCGCGCCGAGAAGCCGGACTGGGTCTTTCACGTGGCCGGCGCGACCAAGGGCGTCACCTACGAAGACTTCCAGCGCGCGAACGTCATGCCCACCCGGCACCTGCTCGAGGCGCTGCGCGCCGCGCACCCCGAGGTGAAGCGCTTCGTGCTCGTGTCCTCGCTCGCCGCGTACGGACCGTCGGCGGCGGAGCGCCCCCACCGCGAAGGCGACGCGCCCAAGCCCATCGAGCACTACGGGCGGAGCAAGCTCGAGGCGGAGGAGCTGCTGCGCGCCACCCCCTCGATCCCCTGGACCGTGATCCGTCCCGGCGGCGTCTACGGGCCCGGCGACGTCGACTACTTCAACCTCTTCAAGGAGGTCGAGAAGGGTCGGAACGTCTTCTTCGGCAACGAAGATCGCTGGTTCTCCGCCGTGTACGTGGACGACCTCGTGCGCGCCATCGTCGAGGCCGCCCGCTCCGAGTCCGCGGCGCGCAAGTCGTACTTCATCTGCGACGGGCGCCCGGTGACCTGGGGCACCTTCCAGCAGGCCATCGTGGAGGCCAGCGGCCGCAAGGTCATGAAGCTGAGCCTGCCCGAGTTCCTCGTCGACCTCGCTGCAATCGGCGGCGAGCTGGCGACCAAGGTCGACAAGAAGCCGCGGTTGTTCAACCGGCAGAAGGCGAAGATGGGCGCGCAGGAGGCGTGGACCTGCCGGCACGATGCGGCGCGCGAGGACTTCGGCTACGCCCCCGAGGTGCCGATCGAAGAGGGCGTCCGCCGAGCGCTCGCGTGGTACCGCGAGCACCGCTGGGTCTGA
- a CDS encoding protein kinase: MSEDLDDTWSAAGDDERVVTLAELPVGALFAARYRVEAQIGRGGMGTVYRVLDEKLGEAVALKLLTLQSERAIERFLREVRLARRVTHPNVARTHDLGEQGGVHFLTMEYVRGTPLDDLLDERGALSAERLREIGAQIADGLAAAHGAGVVHRDLKPANVLVAEDGRVVLTDFGIARATSAESGTQTGTLIGTPHYMSPEQVMGKTADERSDLYALGLMLYEMATGVLPFDEADTPIGIAMARLHRTPSDPREHVAGLPSDLADLILRCLAREPDARPQSALDARAAITGGSIARAHTPSSGSRQSLYAPVSVGACALAVLPFSYRGPSEHDYLGEGLAEELIDVLSRTRELKVLALGATRRFAEDRDPARIGRELEADVVVDGTLQLSGARMRLTVRLLQSDGVQRWTERFDAAFEDVFELQESVARRVAEALRVEVYASHHRHTAPPEAVELYLRARRLLRADIMTEASAAVEMLDRAIALAPDFAPAIPAHAIASIRAWWGPTPDSEGGRKQRAIDSVARAERQAPELAETHLVSAMLAVQDGAFRKAATSLARALEIAPTMVEAHQYLAELQLESGRLNEGRKRMQLALELDPSLSICHLALAREAALRGDWETCERHMAKLTQKARTLPVLVSELRQALYRGDTAGVKRVADRLDDGGGEPGKRMRELARVAVDGQGLEQAFEMMTLIPAWLANRRFTSLIQQIAIEVFAAAGEENAALTVLEQCVAGILIDIRWMRTCPLLEGLRATPRFASLEAQVAERAADIWRKG; the protein is encoded by the coding sequence ATGAGCGAAGATCTCGACGACACCTGGAGCGCGGCGGGGGACGACGAGCGCGTCGTGACGCTGGCGGAGCTCCCGGTCGGCGCGCTCTTCGCGGCCCGCTATCGCGTCGAGGCGCAGATCGGACGCGGCGGCATGGGCACCGTCTACCGGGTGCTCGACGAGAAGCTCGGTGAGGCGGTCGCGCTCAAGCTGCTGACCCTCCAGAGCGAGCGGGCCATCGAACGCTTCCTGCGAGAGGTGCGCCTCGCGCGTCGGGTGACTCACCCCAACGTCGCGCGCACGCACGACCTCGGGGAGCAAGGTGGAGTTCACTTCCTCACCATGGAGTACGTGCGCGGCACGCCGCTCGACGACCTGCTCGACGAGCGGGGCGCGCTGTCGGCCGAGCGCCTGCGGGAGATCGGCGCGCAGATCGCCGACGGACTCGCGGCCGCGCACGGGGCCGGCGTCGTGCACCGGGATCTCAAGCCCGCGAACGTGCTCGTGGCCGAGGACGGGCGCGTCGTGTTGACCGACTTCGGCATCGCGCGCGCCACCAGCGCCGAGAGCGGCACGCAGACCGGGACCCTGATCGGGACGCCTCACTACATGTCGCCCGAGCAGGTCATGGGGAAGACCGCGGACGAGCGGAGCGACCTCTACGCCCTCGGGCTGATGCTCTACGAGATGGCGACGGGCGTCCTGCCCTTCGACGAGGCCGACACCCCGATCGGCATCGCGATGGCGCGGCTGCACCGCACGCCCTCGGACCCGCGCGAGCACGTGGCGGGCCTGCCGTCGGACCTGGCCGACCTCATCCTGCGCTGCCTCGCGCGGGAGCCGGACGCGCGACCTCAGAGCGCGCTGGACGCGAGGGCCGCGATCACCGGTGGATCGATCGCGCGGGCGCACACCCCGAGCTCGGGGTCGCGGCAGAGCCTGTACGCGCCCGTGTCCGTCGGCGCCTGCGCGCTGGCGGTGCTGCCGTTCTCGTACCGCGGGCCGTCGGAGCACGACTACCTGGGCGAGGGGCTCGCCGAAGAGCTGATCGATGTCCTGTCGCGCACGAGGGAGCTGAAGGTGCTGGCGCTGGGGGCGACGCGCCGGTTCGCCGAGGATCGCGATCCCGCGCGGATCGGTCGCGAGCTGGAGGCGGACGTGGTGGTGGACGGCACCCTGCAGCTCAGCGGGGCGCGCATGCGGTTGACCGTGCGCCTCCTGCAGTCGGACGGAGTGCAGCGCTGGACCGAGCGCTTCGACGCCGCCTTCGAGGACGTCTTCGAGCTCCAGGAGTCGGTGGCCCGGCGGGTCGCGGAGGCGCTCCGCGTGGAGGTCTACGCGAGCCACCATCGCCACACCGCGCCCCCCGAGGCGGTGGAGCTCTACCTGCGCGCGCGCCGCCTGCTCCGAGCGGACATCATGACCGAGGCGAGCGCCGCGGTGGAGATGCTCGACCGCGCGATCGCGCTCGCGCCCGACTTCGCGCCCGCGATCCCCGCGCACGCCATCGCCTCGATCCGCGCCTGGTGGGGCCCCACCCCCGACTCCGAGGGAGGACGAAAGCAGCGGGCCATCGACAGCGTCGCGCGCGCGGAGCGCCAGGCGCCGGAGCTGGCCGAGACCCACCTCGTCTCGGCGATGCTCGCCGTGCAGGACGGCGCGTTCCGCAAGGCGGCGACCTCGCTCGCGCGCGCCCTCGAGATCGCGCCGACCATGGTCGAGGCGCATCAATACCTGGCGGAGCTGCAGCTCGAGTCCGGGCGGTTGAACGAGGGCCGCAAGCGCATGCAGCTCGCGCTCGAGCTCGACCCGAGCCTGTCCATCTGCCACCTCGCGCTCGCGCGGGAAGCGGCGCTGCGCGGGGACTGGGAGACCTGCGAGCGGCACATGGCGAAGCTCACGCAGAAGGCGCGCACGCTCCCCGTGCTGGTCTCCGAGCTGCGCCAGGCCCTCTATCGCGGTGACACGGCCGGCGTGAAGCGCGTGGCGGACAGGCTCGACGACGGAGGCGGCGAGCCCGGCAAACGCATGAGAGAGCTGGCGCGCGTCGCCGTCGACGGCCAGGGCCTCGAGCAGGCGTTCGAGATGATGACGCTCATCCCCGCGTGGCTCGCCAACCGTCGCTTCACGAGCCTCATCCAGCAGATCGCGATCGAGGTGTTCGCCGCCGCGGGCGAGGAAAACGCGGCGCTCACCGTGCTCGAGCAGTGCGTGGCGGGGATCCTGATCGACATCAGGTGGATGCGGACGTGCCCTCTGCTGGAGGGCCTGCGCGCCACGCCGCGCTTCGCGTCGCTCGAGGCGCAGGTGGCCGAGCGGGCGGCGGACATCTGGCGCAAGGGCTGA